From Streptomyces sp. NBC_00775, one genomic window encodes:
- a CDS encoding shikimate dehydrogenase translates to MPQNSYLVGLIGSGIGPSLSPALHEREADRQGLRYLYRLIDIDRLGVGPEAVGDLVRAARDLGFDGLNITHPCKQLVIEHLDELAPQAAALGAVNTVVFDGGRAIGHNTDVTGFAASFARGLPDVSLERVVQLGAGGAGAAVAHAVLTLGAGHVTVVDAMPDRAADLAAGLNRHFGEGRAAAATPDALGALLGRADGVVHATPTGMAAHPGLPFAAELLHPGLWVAEVVYRPLETELLRAARAVGCAALDGGGMAVFQAVDAFRLFTGREPDSGRMLADIAELAGAGAGALG, encoded by the coding sequence GTGCCCCAGAACTCGTATCTCGTCGGCCTCATCGGATCCGGCATCGGCCCCTCGCTCAGCCCCGCGCTGCACGAGCGGGAGGCCGACCGGCAGGGCCTGCGCTATCTGTACCGGCTGATCGACATCGACAGGCTCGGCGTCGGTCCGGAGGCGGTGGGCGACCTCGTGCGCGCCGCACGGGACCTCGGCTTCGACGGGCTGAACATCACGCACCCCTGCAAGCAGCTGGTCATCGAGCACCTCGACGAGCTCGCTCCGCAGGCCGCGGCGCTCGGTGCGGTCAACACCGTCGTGTTCGACGGTGGCCGGGCGATCGGGCACAACACGGATGTCACCGGGTTCGCGGCGTCCTTCGCGCGCGGGCTGCCCGATGTCTCCCTGGAGCGGGTTGTTCAGCTGGGTGCGGGGGGTGCGGGGGCGGCTGTCGCGCATGCGGTGCTCACGCTGGGCGCCGGGCATGTCACCGTCGTCGACGCGATGCCCGACCGTGCCGCCGATCTTGCCGCCGGACTGAATCGGCACTTCGGGGAGGGGCGGGCGGCTGCTGCGACGCCGGATGCGCTCGGGGCGCTGCTCGGTCGTGCCGACGGGGTCGTGCATGCCACGCCTACGGGGATGGCCGCGCACCCCGGGCTGCCGTTCGCCGCCGAGTTGCTGCATCCGGGGCTGTGGGTTGCCGAGGTGGTCTATCGGCCGTTGGAGACGGAGCTGCTGCGGGCTGCCCGTGCGGTGGGCTGCGCCGCGCTTGATGGTGGTGGCATGGCTGTGTTCCAGGCCGTGGACGCGTTTCGGTTGTTCACCGGGCGGGAGCCTGACAGTGGGCGGATGCTGGCCGACATTGCCGAGCTGGCGGGTGCGGGTGCGGGTGCCCTGGGCTGA